One window of Bactrocera tryoni isolate S06 chromosome 2, CSIRO_BtryS06_freeze2, whole genome shotgun sequence genomic DNA carries:
- the LOC120768091 gene encoding uncharacterized protein LOC120768091 — MSKVIEISDSEEESERIESDPLGNASSILTTPNNVCNTKDSYLQEVLPRETIPSCSNSPPPLVISDVSSLNILQGPTTATIQSNPSASTSAASTTAAASTLNAALPLQTKRSRRKSIHHPLCASPEIQFETISLDDEEDKAPSKTKNKTNAISDSIQQNKAPKLQKIAPKILNTKPQADKNKDDLPDVCAEFLASDETKALLQQIAEDRVRINFLLASYNMPEIQFALHTKPDVLQFQLEERIKHRKRRSLESSKQMKKRRSLLQTNTRTDT; from the coding sequence aTGTCGAAAGTGATAGAGATTTCTGATTCCGAAGAGGAGTCAGAAAGAATTGAAAGTGATCCTCTAGGGAACGCCAGCTCTATTTTGACTACGCCAAACAATGTTTGCAATACCAAAGATTCGTATTtgcaggaagttttgccacggGAAACTATACCTTCTTGCAGTAACTCTCCTCCTCCTTTAGTAATTTCGGACGTTTCGTCCTTAAATATCTTACAGGGTCCAACGACAGCAACTATACAAAGTAACCCGTCTGCAAGTACTAGTGCCGCCAGTACTACAGCCGCAGCTAGCACTTTAAATGCAGCTCTTCCACTACAAACTAAACGCAGTCGTCGCAAAAGTATCCATCATCCTCTGTGTGCAAGCCCGGAAATACAATTTGAGACAATATCTCTGGATGATGAGGAAGATAAGGCGCCATCGAagaccaaaaacaaaacaaatgctATCAGCGATAGTATACAACAGAATAAGGCGCcaaaattacagaaaattgCACCGAAAATACTTAATACTAAGCCACAAGCAGATAAAAATAAGGACGATTTACCTGATGTTTGTGCCGAGTTTCTTGCGTCAGATGAAACTAAAGCATTACTACAACAAATAGCAGAAGATCGTGTTCGCATAAATTTTCTACTGGCATCATATAATATGCCAGAAATACAATTTGCCTTGCATACAAAGCCGGATGTTTTGCAATTTCAATTAGAGGAGCGaataaaacatagaaaaagacGGTCACTTGAATCTtcaaagcaaatgaaaaaacGACGAAGTTTGTTACAAACTAACACACGCACGGACACTTAA